One Lysinibacillus sp. OF-1 DNA segment encodes these proteins:
- a CDS encoding methyl-accepting chemotaxis protein → MTLRKKLFMNTLIPIVLAMAMIGFIIIQTFNIQTTAQDDTKLLLAVKELEQSLVVASQSLNNYTYLDSEANKNEALAILQETKSNLEALAALTRIPDHQQIIDKISDKFDDLEKATESGFQENNRSEIKKQSIRIKGILNDMHLLKKETNEWYQEMIQVTKQKIGFITTTTIIGSVLLILATIIYSYVAAKRITKPINQIVECAQGAATGDLTIDTSTLSYQPNSRYEIDQLSESFSQMMNNLKSTVQSIDHIGKDVNVFTQDVTSHMRNIHESSNQIATSTDELAKGSYTMSEDIQSVAILMNNMTDQFKGVMQTSEQSANNGKQALEAVQNGQYSLEKQSTIAKDISTTSLDIKEAVTQFSQFTSEIEGAANAVHTIASQTNLLALNAAIEAARAGEAGKGFAIVAEEVKKLSSETENATNLITSMVTHIQDGISHILTTAERGYQLSNEQSHSMVETEQSFAVIATHIADIHHDLQSLTKEMVQTNEMSQQVNSTIENISAITEETAAGTEEISASTQDQLLAFQKISAKIDDLQGMTDTLMHELKKFTL, encoded by the coding sequence GTGACATTACGTAAAAAATTATTTATGAATACACTCATCCCAATCGTACTGGCTATGGCTATGATTGGCTTTATTATCATTCAAACATTTAATATCCAAACAACCGCACAGGATGACACGAAACTTTTGCTTGCAGTGAAAGAGCTGGAGCAAAGTTTGGTTGTGGCCAGCCAATCATTAAATAATTATACCTATTTAGATAGTGAAGCGAATAAAAATGAAGCACTTGCTATTTTACAAGAAACAAAAAGCAATTTAGAAGCATTGGCTGCTCTCACAAGAATACCTGACCATCAACAGATTATCGACAAAATTTCTGATAAATTTGATGACCTAGAAAAAGCTACAGAAAGCGGCTTTCAAGAAAACAACCGCTCTGAAATAAAAAAGCAATCTATCCGAATTAAAGGTATTTTAAACGATATGCATTTGCTCAAAAAAGAAACGAACGAATGGTATCAAGAGATGATACAAGTGACAAAGCAAAAAATTGGTTTTATTACAACCACTACAATCATCGGCAGTGTGCTATTAATTTTGGCAACGATTATTTATTCCTATGTGGCAGCAAAAAGAATTACCAAACCGATTAATCAGATTGTAGAGTGTGCACAGGGGGCAGCTACAGGAGATTTAACTATAGATACCTCTACACTCTCCTATCAACCAAACAGTCGATACGAGATTGATCAACTATCGGAAAGCTTTTCACAGATGATGAATAATTTGAAAAGTACTGTACAATCCATCGATCATATCGGTAAGGATGTTAACGTATTCACACAAGATGTGACAAGCCATATGAGAAATATTCATGAAAGCAGTAATCAAATTGCCACATCTACTGACGAATTAGCAAAAGGTAGCTATACGATGTCAGAAGATATTCAATCTGTGGCCATCCTTATGAATAATATGACCGACCAATTTAAGGGGGTTATGCAAACAAGTGAGCAATCCGCTAACAATGGTAAACAGGCATTAGAGGCTGTTCAAAATGGTCAGTATTCATTAGAAAAACAATCAACCATTGCAAAAGATATTTCGACGACATCACTTGATATTAAAGAGGCTGTTACGCAATTTTCGCAATTCACTTCAGAAATTGAAGGAGCGGCCAATGCTGTCCACACTATTGCTAGCCAAACAAATCTATTAGCTTTAAACGCTGCCATTGAGGCTGCCCGTGCTGGAGAAGCCGGTAAGGGGTTTGCCATTGTCGCAGAGGAAGTGAAAAAGCTTTCTTCTGAAACGGAGAATGCAACAAATTTAATCACTTCTATGGTCACACATATACAGGATGGCATCTCACATATTCTTACTACGGCTGAGCGAGGATATCAGCTTTCAAATGAACAGTCCCATTCAATGGTAGAAACGGAACAATCATTTGCTGTCATTGCGACACATATCGCAGACATTCATCATGATTTACAAAGCCTTACAAAGGAAATGGTTCAAACGAATGAAATGAGCCAGCAAGTGAATAGTACGATAGAAAATATTTCAGCTATTACAGAAGAAACAGCAGCAGGTACAGAAGAAATTTCAGCTTCGACACAGGATCAGTTACTTGCCTTCCAAAAAATTAGCGCTAAAATTGACGATCTGCAAGGTATGACAGATACATTGATGCATGAGCTGAAAAAATTCACCTTATAA
- a CDS encoding BMP family lipoprotein has protein sequence MKKLMITFLLMGLLLTGCSSAQTETSTEGYKIGVLLSDAGLGDESFNDSAFKGLEKARDELGILFDYKEAPDGNYEDKLNELVAEKYDIIIGLGFSVQEALEKTAKQYPDQQFILIDGQSDVDNIISITFKEQEGSFLVGMVAAMTSKTGKIGFIGGADAPVIHHFENGFIEGARYVQPTIDIMSEYAGTFDDTQAGAAIADQYIKNNVDFIYHAAGFTGFGAIKKAEEMGIYAAGVDIDQFFVAEKTVVTSMLKNVDLAVYQLAKTLVEDGKITQKSFALGLADQGVGLADIRVIQLTSEQQAAIEKAQEAIISGKIKVTAEKGNGQ, from the coding sequence TTGAAGAAATTGATGATTACTTTTCTTTTGATGGGTCTATTGCTAACAGGCTGTTCATCCGCACAGACAGAGACATCAACTGAAGGATATAAGATAGGCGTTTTACTATCAGACGCGGGACTAGGCGATGAATCATTTAATGATTCAGCTTTTAAAGGGCTCGAAAAGGCTCGAGATGAGCTTGGCATTTTGTTTGATTACAAAGAGGCTCCTGATGGTAATTATGAGGACAAGCTGAACGAGCTTGTAGCAGAAAAATATGATATCATCATTGGTCTTGGTTTCTCTGTACAGGAAGCACTAGAGAAAACTGCGAAACAATATCCCGACCAACAATTCATATTGATTGATGGGCAATCTGATGTTGACAACATTATTTCGATTACCTTTAAAGAACAAGAAGGCAGTTTTTTAGTTGGTATGGTTGCTGCTATGACAAGCAAGACAGGGAAAATTGGCTTTATTGGTGGTGCAGATGCCCCTGTTATTCATCACTTTGAAAATGGCTTTATCGAAGGAGCTCGTTATGTACAACCAACTATTGACATTATGAGCGAATATGCGGGTACCTTTGATGACACGCAGGCTGGTGCAGCAATAGCAGATCAATATATAAAAAATAACGTTGATTTTATTTATCATGCAGCTGGCTTTACTGGTTTCGGCGCCATTAAAAAGGCCGAGGAAATGGGGATTTATGCAGCGGGTGTTGATATCGATCAATTTTTTGTTGCCGAAAAGACGGTTGTCACATCCATGCTAAAAAATGTGGATCTTGCTGTCTATCAACTTGCTAAAACATTAGTAGAGGACGGAAAAATTACCCAAAAATCGTTTGCATTAGGGCTAGCAGATCAAGGTGTGGGACTAGCTGATATTCGTGTCATTCAACTAACATCAGAGCAACAGGCTGCCATTGAAAAGGCACAAGAAGCCATTATCTCGGGCAAGATAAAAGTTACTGCAGAAAAGGGGAATGGCCAGTGA
- a CDS encoding PTS ascorbate transporter subunit IIC encodes MLDVIMHDILGTPAILVGLFAFIGLLIQKKSSSTVLSGTFKTIMGFVILGAGATVLIGSLDHFSKMFDHAFQVQGVIPNNEAIVAAAQTNFGTATALIMVFGMIMNLLFARFTPLKYIFLTGHHTLFMACLIAASLSVGGMSGTPLIIVGSIILGLCMVVFPAILQPTVRQITGSDDFAVGHFGSVGYYVSAKIGKLFGNKTKSTEDIQVPKSLGFLRDTSVAISLTMSVFFVIVALFAGPSYIEAQLSAGSNFIIFAIMQAITFAAGVYIILAGVRMLIAEIIPAFKGIADKLVPNTKPALDCPTIFPFAPNAVIIGFIFSFLAGLVSMFILPFIGLKVIVPGLVPHFFTGAAAGVFGNATGGRIGAMSGAFANGLLISFIPAILLIFMGDIGYEGTTFGDSDFGVIGIIIINLLKLFGAV; translated from the coding sequence ATGTTGGATGTTATCATGCATGACATTTTAGGAACACCAGCTATACTAGTCGGCCTATTCGCTTTTATTGGTTTACTCATTCAAAAAAAATCTAGCTCCACTGTTCTTTCAGGTACATTCAAAACAATTATGGGCTTTGTCATTCTTGGTGCTGGTGCCACTGTCTTGATTGGCTCGTTAGACCATTTTAGTAAAATGTTTGATCATGCCTTTCAAGTACAGGGAGTCATTCCCAACAACGAGGCCATCGTGGCAGCTGCTCAGACTAATTTTGGTACAGCTACAGCATTGATAATGGTATTTGGTATGATAATGAATCTATTATTTGCGCGATTTACGCCATTAAAGTATATCTTTTTAACTGGGCATCATACATTATTTATGGCTTGTTTAATCGCGGCTTCATTGTCAGTTGGTGGAATGAGTGGTACACCTCTTATTATCGTAGGGTCTATCATTCTTGGTCTTTGTATGGTAGTGTTCCCTGCCATTTTACAACCCACTGTTCGGCAAATAACAGGTAGTGATGATTTTGCTGTAGGTCACTTCGGCAGTGTTGGCTACTATGTTTCTGCAAAAATTGGTAAGCTCTTTGGTAATAAAACGAAATCAACTGAGGACATACAGGTTCCAAAATCATTAGGCTTTTTACGAGATACCTCTGTCGCTATTTCTTTAACAATGAGCGTATTCTTTGTCATTGTTGCCCTTTTCGCAGGCCCCTCCTATATTGAGGCACAATTATCAGCTGGCTCTAATTTTATTATTTTCGCTATTATGCAAGCGATCACATTCGCTGCAGGTGTCTATATTATTTTGGCGGGTGTCCGTATGTTAATTGCTGAAATTATTCCAGCCTTTAAAGGCATTGCTGATAAGCTTGTCCCAAACACAAAACCAGCACTAGATTGCCCAACTATTTTCCCCTTTGCACCAAACGCTGTCATCATTGGTTTCATCTTTAGTTTTTTAGCAGGACTTGTCTCTATGTTTATCCTCCCCTTCATTGGTTTAAAAGTGATTGTTCCTGGCCTCGTTCCCCATTTCTTCACGGGAGCTGCAGCTGGCGTCTTTGGCAATGCTACAGGCGGCAGAATCGGTGCCATGTCTGGGGCCTTTGCTAATGGTCTATTAATTAGCTTTATTCCAGCCATACTCCTAATCTTTATGGGCGACATCGGCTATGAAGGCACAACCTTTGGCGATTCAGATTTCGGTGTTATCGGCATTATTATTATTAATCTATTAAAATTATTCGGAGCTGTTTAG
- a CDS encoding PTS sugar transporter subunit IIB, whose translation MKILVVCGNGLGSSLILEWNVKKALEALGINAEVTHTDLASAKAEKADIYLGAADIVNELAKDNGTIVSIVNMMSIVEIKGKLEPLL comes from the coding sequence ATGAAAATTTTAGTCGTGTGTGGAAATGGTTTAGGTAGTAGCTTGATTTTAGAATGGAATGTAAAAAAGGCATTAGAGGCATTGGGTATAAATGCTGAGGTAACCCATACAGACTTAGCATCTGCAAAGGCGGAGAAAGCAGATATTTATTTAGGGGCAGCAGACATTGTGAATGAATTAGCGAAAGACAATGGAACCATTGTGAGCATCGTCAATATGATGAGTATTGTGGAAATAAAAGGAAAACTAGAACCTTTGCTTTAA
- a CDS encoding PTS sugar transporter subunit IIA, with protein sequence MLTRLLTKDCIQLANFVHSWQEAIHLAARPLVQQNKIEQRYVEAMIQSIEQYGSYIVITPKVAIPHARPSDGVHELAMSLLRLQQPVFFNPNQPVYLLIVLAAIDNTSHLQALADLAAVLQDPDQIEGLIACQHADMICEKIKQYTTKESPG encoded by the coding sequence TTGCTAACTAGGCTTCTGACAAAGGATTGTATACAGCTTGCAAACTTTGTCCATTCGTGGCAAGAAGCGATTCATTTAGCTGCAAGACCATTAGTACAGCAAAATAAAATTGAGCAACGCTATGTCGAAGCCATGATTCAATCTATTGAGCAATATGGCTCCTACATCGTCATTACACCAAAAGTGGCCATTCCCCATGCACGGCCATCTGATGGTGTTCATGAGCTTGCCATGAGTTTGCTCCGGTTACAACAGCCTGTTTTTTTTAACCCTAATCAGCCTGTTTACTTACTAATTGTGTTAGCTGCCATCGACAATACGTCACATCTACAGGCGTTAGCTGATTTGGCAGCAGTATTACAAGACCCTGACCAGATTGAAGGCCTGATTGCCTGTCAGCATGCAGACATGATTTGTGAAAAAATCAAACAATATACGACAAAGGAGTCACCAGGATGA
- a CDS encoding M48 family metallopeptidase — MAKKMGIVTLLLFGVYVLCMYWYIFHSGGGKIPSALQGTVADPVMFMSGKELFLSGEYSKIRNFLFFVATPLEWLIYFLILLLGISRYFEKVTTSQTKWKLLQNAGYLFLLSLLLYIVLFPLDYYRYYLSKSYGISTQAFASWMKDGVIDFWVNFGMSFIIVTVIYWLIKKSEKRWWLYAWLLTIPFTIFVMFIQPVVIDPLYNDFYPLKNKELETKILSIAEQANIPAEHVYEVNMAQKTNSLNAYVTGIGSNSRIVLWDTTLNRLTDNEILFIMAHEMGHYVEKHIYFGIAGYLLLTLVGLWFTAKVMRRLVGRYGQVLKINKVGSISSYPLFLLITSILLFASNPVSNFISRYQETRADQYAINLMNDREAAVTAFQKLTISGLSEVNPPLLVKWFRYTHPPMLERIYKVADTGDHKQTAPLKEEQKKK; from the coding sequence ATAGCGAAGAAAATGGGCATTGTTACGCTACTATTATTCGGTGTTTACGTGCTTTGTATGTACTGGTATATATTCCATAGCGGCGGAGGAAAAATACCTAGTGCCTTACAAGGAACGGTGGCAGATCCAGTAATGTTTATGTCTGGTAAGGAGCTTTTTTTAAGTGGTGAATATTCAAAAATACGGAATTTTTTATTCTTTGTAGCGACTCCTTTGGAATGGCTTATTTACTTTTTGATTTTATTATTGGGCATCTCCCGTTATTTTGAAAAAGTGACGACCTCCCAAACGAAGTGGAAGCTATTGCAAAATGCAGGCTACCTATTCCTGCTATCCCTATTGCTCTATATTGTTTTATTCCCGCTTGATTATTATCGCTATTACCTCAGCAAAAGCTATGGCATCAGTACGCAAGCATTTGCGTCTTGGATGAAAGATGGTGTTATTGATTTTTGGGTGAACTTTGGGATGAGCTTCATCATTGTGACGGTTATTTATTGGCTCATTAAAAAGAGCGAGAAAAGGTGGTGGCTTTACGCTTGGCTATTAACCATCCCTTTTACAATCTTTGTGATGTTCATCCAGCCAGTTGTCATTGATCCTTTGTACAATGATTTTTATCCGTTAAAAAATAAAGAGCTGGAAACGAAGATACTCTCAATTGCTGAGCAGGCGAATATACCAGCAGAGCATGTTTATGAGGTCAATATGGCACAAAAGACCAACTCCTTAAATGCTTATGTGACAGGGATTGGTAGCAATTCGAGAATTGTACTGTGGGATACCACATTAAATAGACTGACGGACAATGAAATTTTATTTATCATGGCACATGAGATGGGCCATTATGTAGAAAAGCATATTTATTTTGGCATTGCAGGTTATTTATTGCTTACGTTGGTGGGGTTATGGTTTACAGCGAAGGTTATGCGACGTTTGGTTGGACGCTATGGACAGGTACTGAAAATCAATAAAGTTGGCAGCATTAGCTCATATCCATTATTTTTGCTCATTACCTCTATATTGTTATTTGCCTCTAATCCAGTGTCGAACTTCATCTCAAGATATCAGGAGACAAGAGCAGATCAGTATGCAATTAACCTCATGAATGATCGTGAAGCGGCCGTAACAGCTTTTCAAAAACTAACGATTTCAGGATTAAGTGAGGTCAACCCTCCGCTTCTTGTTAAATGGTTCCGCTATACACATCCGCCGATGCTAGAGCGTATTTATAAGGTGGCCGATACAGGTGATCACAAACAGACTGCCCCTTTAAAGGAAGAACAGAAGAAAAAGTAG
- a CDS encoding YitT family protein, translating into MRNVIIITLSSILVAFAYNYLLIPHEILSGGLSGIAIMLGIITPWNTGVLNLLLNLPLLILGVMKLGKRFISYTILSVAVLSVSLYVIPIHKATQDPILASLFGGVIVGFAMGMIFRAAGSSGGFDIIAMLLSRKRDFPLGTLIAAMNGVVVAASGFVFSWDAALLTLVSIYATGKVVDTIHTSHIKLTLMIITSKGEEVKQQLLQKLHRGVTIIDAKGAYSGEGRKVLITVITRYQLADVKSTIKETDPKSFVNILQTTEVMGMFDRSTN; encoded by the coding sequence ATGCGTAATGTGATTATAATTACTCTTTCTTCCATTTTAGTGGCCTTTGCCTATAATTATTTATTAATTCCCCATGAAATCTTGAGTGGTGGATTGAGTGGTATCGCCATCATGCTTGGCATTATTACCCCTTGGAATACAGGGGTATTAAATTTACTGCTTAATTTGCCTTTACTGATTTTAGGTGTGATGAAGCTTGGTAAGCGATTTATCAGCTATACGATTCTTTCTGTAGCCGTTTTGTCAGTGAGTTTATATGTTATTCCAATTCACAAGGCAACACAAGATCCTATCCTTGCATCCCTATTTGGAGGAGTTATTGTAGGCTTTGCGATGGGTATGATTTTTCGTGCAGCAGGCTCCTCTGGGGGCTTTGATATTATTGCCATGCTACTAAGTCGTAAACGAGATTTTCCACTCGGTACATTAATTGCTGCTATGAATGGTGTTGTAGTGGCAGCTTCTGGCTTTGTCTTTAGCTGGGACGCGGCATTATTAACGCTTGTTTCCATTTATGCAACAGGAAAAGTGGTAGATACGATTCATACAAGCCATATTAAATTAACGTTGATGATTATTACGAGTAAAGGGGAAGAAGTCAAGCAGCAGCTGTTGCAAAAACTTCATCGTGGTGTAACGATTATCGATGCGAAGGGAGCCTACTCTGGTGAAGGACGAAAAGTGTTAATCACTGTCATTACGCGTTATCAACTCGCGGATGTAAAAAGTACGATTAAGGAAACCGATCCAAAGTCGTTTGTGAATATCCTACAGACAACAGAGGTTATGGGCATGTTTGATCGAAGTACGAACTAA
- a CDS encoding MmcQ/YjbR family DNA-binding protein — MEKEMIHAHCLQLQGTIYDYKEEWQADRYHIGGKMYAMIGGNATGKPVLTLKCEPARAEELRESFVSIIPGYYMNKTHWNSIYMDAEDVPMDLVENLIKHSYELVFSKLTKKVQQEIQLLEVTK, encoded by the coding sequence ATGGAAAAAGAAATGATTCATGCTCATTGTCTACAACTACAGGGAACGATTTATGACTATAAGGAGGAATGGCAAGCAGACCGCTATCATATTGGTGGGAAAATGTATGCCATGATTGGGGGAAATGCTACAGGTAAGCCTGTATTAACGTTAAAATGCGAACCTGCACGAGCAGAGGAATTACGAGAATCCTTTGTCAGTATTATACCTGGCTACTATATGAATAAAACGCATTGGAACTCCATTTATATGGATGCTGAAGATGTCCCAATGGATTTGGTAGAGAATCTTATTAAGCATTCGTATGAGCTTGTTTTCAGTAAATTAACGAAAAAAGTACAGCAAGAAATTCAGTTGTTAGAAGTGACAAAATAA
- a CDS encoding GIY-YIG nuclease family protein translates to MDHKKELKEMYKDMKIEAGVFTMTNTETGKVFVGSFNNLKRLNGFQFMLKTNTHTNKELQADYNSFGQDAFEVKIVEYLKKKEDGYFDAKKELEKLEQKWLDTLNPYGERGYNS, encoded by the coding sequence ATGGATCATAAAAAAGAGTTAAAAGAGATGTATAAGGACATGAAAATTGAAGCGGGCGTTTTTACGATGACTAATACAGAAACTGGGAAAGTGTTTGTGGGGAGCTTTAATAATTTAAAACGTTTAAATGGTTTTCAGTTTATGCTCAAAACGAATACACATACGAATAAGGAGCTTCAAGCGGACTACAATTCATTTGGTCAAGATGCTTTTGAGGTGAAAATCGTTGAATATTTAAAGAAAAAAGAAGATGGCTATTTCGATGCCAAAAAAGAGCTTGAAAAGCTAGAGCAAAAATGGCTCGACACGCTAAATCCTTATGGTGAGCGTGGGTATAATTCTTAG
- a CDS encoding DUF2087 domain-containing protein, which translates to MDVNELFWQAPIDDLKKGYTNEGTHFTCLLCGEKVEKGIIYPYEGLLYEAEKMMQQHMTMTHQSVFHYLNGLNKKMTGLTEHQSHILRLFYEGRSDQEIKEELEIGSATTIRHHRFALKEKERQAKTLLVMMELLKEQDRKEEPFVSIHKTATMVDDRYNVTLSEEQQLLAKLFPHGVGKELVRFPKREKQKIIVLRAITMLFDKEKQYTEKELNEIIKPMYEDYVHIRRYLIEYGFLDRKADGSAYWVKK; encoded by the coding sequence ATGGATGTAAATGAACTATTTTGGCAAGCTCCTATCGATGACCTCAAAAAGGGTTATACCAATGAGGGAACACATTTCACCTGCCTTCTGTGCGGTGAAAAAGTAGAGAAAGGAATCATTTATCCTTATGAAGGCTTATTGTATGAAGCCGAAAAAATGATGCAGCAGCATATGACAATGACACATCAATCTGTTTTTCATTATTTAAACGGTCTCAATAAAAAAATGACAGGCTTAACAGAACATCAAAGCCATATTTTACGCTTATTTTATGAAGGTAGATCAGATCAGGAAATAAAAGAGGAATTAGAGATTGGTAGTGCCACGACCATTCGCCATCATCGTTTTGCTTTAAAGGAAAAGGAACGCCAAGCCAAAACATTGTTGGTCATGATGGAATTATTGAAGGAACAAGATCGAAAGGAGGAACCATTTGTGTCTATTCATAAAACAGCTACAATGGTTGACGATCGCTATAATGTCACTCTCTCAGAAGAACAGCAATTATTGGCGAAATTATTTCCACATGGTGTTGGCAAGGAGCTAGTTCGTTTTCCTAAGCGTGAAAAACAAAAAATTATAGTACTTCGTGCCATTACAATGCTTTTTGACAAAGAAAAACAATATACAGAAAAAGAATTAAATGAAATCATCAAACCGATGTATGAAGACTACGTTCATATACGTCGCTACTTAATTGAATACGGTTTTCTGGACCGCAAAGCTGACGGTAGCGCTTACTGGGTTAAAAAATAA
- a CDS encoding ABC transporter permease, translating to METLISLVQRNNKVFRRDKTQVFFSLLSVIIVIVLYAVFLQKMQVDAIERLTEATPELMTMVNEWLVAGLLSMIAVSTTLGAYGIAVKDQESKAQADFLTAPLSRSTIQLSYVINAFIIGSIFSFIALIGCEIFLVATGGKLLSFGDFVHVLGILFLSVLLASVFNLFLSLFVSTQNAFSTLGTIVGTVLGFLCGVYVPLGALPGFAQNLIMYFPISHTTLLLRNAFMDSSIGDVFEGVPASYVEDYKINYGIVYELHGKILSTSTSLIIIVCTIVILALASMMLFKRKYK from the coding sequence GTGGAAACATTAATTAGTCTAGTTCAGCGGAATAATAAAGTATTTAGAAGAGATAAAACGCAGGTATTCTTCTCCCTACTATCAGTCATTATTGTCATTGTGCTGTACGCTGTCTTTCTCCAAAAAATGCAGGTAGATGCCATTGAACGACTAACAGAAGCAACACCAGAATTAATGACGATGGTCAATGAATGGCTTGTAGCAGGATTACTGTCCATGATTGCTGTTTCTACTACACTCGGTGCATATGGCATTGCCGTTAAGGATCAGGAGTCAAAAGCACAAGCAGATTTTTTAACAGCTCCCCTTTCCCGTTCAACGATTCAGCTAAGCTATGTCATCAATGCGTTTATCATCGGAAGTATTTTTTCCTTTATCGCACTCATCGGCTGTGAAATCTTTCTTGTAGCAACAGGTGGTAAGCTCCTAAGCTTTGGGGATTTTGTTCATGTACTCGGCATTTTGTTTTTATCTGTCCTGCTAGCAAGTGTCTTTAATTTATTTCTGTCATTATTTGTGTCCACGCAAAATGCTTTTTCAACACTCGGCACAATCGTCGGGACAGTACTCGGCTTTTTATGTGGTGTCTATGTACCTCTTGGTGCTCTACCAGGCTTTGCTCAAAATTTAATCATGTATTTCCCCATTAGTCATACAACATTACTGTTACGCAATGCATTTATGGATAGCTCTATTGGCGATGTTTTTGAAGGTGTGCCTGCTTCCTATGTGGAAGACTATAAAATCAATTATGGTATTGTCTATGAGCTTCATGGAAAAATACTCAGCACTTCGACTAGCCTCATCATTATCGTTTGTACAATCGTCATACTTGCGCTAGCATCTATGATGTTATTTAAAAGAAAATATAAATAA
- a CDS encoding ABC transporter ATP-binding protein codes for MTIAIEVENLCKHYGEQQAVKGISFTVEQGTLFAFLGANGAGKSTTIEILCTLLKKSSGQVTINGFTLDASNDNGDIRKSIGVVFQQSILDERLTVRENILHRGQTYGLSKTQLTENYQFVSTYLHLDDIEKQKYGTLSGGQKRRADIARALIHRPSILFLDEPTTGLDPQTRQFVWQAIKQLQQETNMTVFLTTHYMEEAAVAHQVLVLKQGTIVAQGTPDALKTKYAYDSMALVFHNPLKGVRWLEENALSYTEKQGIYTIRLSSTLHALTLLKQAEKLIASFEVIKGSMDDVFLHIMAEEEIA; via the coding sequence ATGACCATTGCAATAGAAGTTGAGAATTTATGTAAACACTATGGCGAACAGCAAGCTGTCAAAGGCATTTCTTTTACAGTTGAACAAGGCACTCTATTTGCTTTTTTAGGGGCAAATGGTGCTGGTAAATCTACTACCATTGAAATACTTTGTACATTATTAAAAAAATCAAGCGGTCAAGTAACCATCAATGGTTTCACTCTTGACGCAAGCAATGATAATGGGGATATTCGCAAATCCATCGGTGTCGTTTTCCAGCAAAGTATATTAGATGAACGATTAACTGTGCGCGAAAATATCCTGCATCGTGGTCAAACATATGGTTTATCAAAAACACAGCTCACAGAAAATTATCAATTTGTCTCCACCTATTTGCATTTAGATGATATTGAAAAGCAAAAATACGGAACATTATCTGGTGGACAAAAAAGACGAGCAGATATCGCTCGTGCACTTATTCATCGCCCTAGTATTTTATTTCTAGATGAGCCTACAACGGGTTTAGATCCACAAACACGACAATTCGTTTGGCAGGCTATCAAGCAGCTTCAACAGGAAACTAATATGACCGTTTTTTTAACAACTCATTATATGGAGGAAGCAGCAGTAGCCCATCAAGTCCTTGTCTTAAAGCAAGGGACAATTGTCGCGCAGGGTACACCCGATGCGCTGAAAACAAAATATGCCTATGATTCAATGGCTCTCGTTTTTCACAATCCATTGAAAGGTGTAAGGTGGCTAGAGGAAAATGCGCTCTCTTATACAGAGAAACAAGGGATATATACTATTCGTTTATCCTCTACTCTACATGCGCTGACCCTATTAAAACAAGCAGAGAAACTCATTGCTTCCTTTGAGGTCATTAAAGGATCGATGGATGATGTCTTTCTTCATATTATGGCAGAGGAGGAGATCGCGTAG
- a CDS encoding DUF3021 domain-containing protein, which produces MKYLRMMIIGLLISLSSSYILVTLSVLSNNAVMSGAELLEEIIIATLLGIAIGLFSAIFDIEPIPFTIQLLLHLIAVTACVLTAGYFGNWFEHSGVTYVLLSEAIIYSIVWCIIYVFQIRDIEKMNREIQKRKD; this is translated from the coding sequence ATGAAGTATTTACGCATGATGATTATTGGACTACTCATTTCCCTTAGCTCTTCTTACATCTTAGTCACATTAAGCGTCCTTTCAAACAATGCGGTTATGTCAGGAGCAGAATTACTGGAGGAGATTATCATTGCTACCCTTCTTGGTATTGCGATTGGACTATTTTCCGCCATTTTTGATATCGAGCCAATACCTTTTACGATTCAGCTACTTTTACATTTAATAGCTGTCACAGCATGTGTATTAACGGCAGGCTACTTCGGGAATTGGTTTGAGCATTCAGGTGTGACATATGTGTTGCTATCGGAAGCCATCATTTATTCCATTGTTTGGTGTATTATATATGTTTTTCAAATAAGGGATATTGAAAAAATGAATCGAGAAATTCAAAAAAGAAAGGATTAA